A stretch of Hydractinia symbiolongicarpus strain clone_291-10 chromosome 9, HSymV2.1, whole genome shotgun sequence DNA encodes these proteins:
- the LOC130656164 gene encoding V-type proton ATPase subunit e-like: MSSPAIPIIVVSIIWATVGIVLPFFVRGQNKQVIQVSLVLTAVCCWLFWLCTYLHQLNPLIGPELKPEEAIAVLKQWGGRSD; the protein is encoded by the coding sequence ATGAGTTCACCAGCTATACCTATTATCGTTGTCTCGATTATTTGGGCTACCGTTGGTATTGTTTTACCATTTTTTGTACGTGGTCAGAACAAACAAGTGATTCAAGTTAGTTTGGTCCTAACCGCTGTTTGTTGTTGGTTGTTTTGGCTTTGCACGTATTTACATCAATTAAATCCTTTGATTGGACCTGAATTAAAACCAGAAGAAGCTATTGCTGTTTTGAAGCAATGGGGAGGTAGATCAGACTAG